One region of Lebetimonas natsushimae genomic DNA includes:
- a CDS encoding NUDIX domain-containing protein, translated as MIKIEKIKKLCSGQFLSLQKIFFDYKGKKKSWEVCKSGDSVAVLLYHREFDSFLFVKQFRMPVFLKNGDGFTYELCAGLIDKDKSLIEIAKEEILEECGYDVPLSNIQKVTEFYSSVGSSGAKQILYYAELDENMKISEGGGIDDEDIEPIFIKIDNAKNIILDDTFTTTPGLKFALLWWFFLK; from the coding sequence TTGATTAAAATTGAAAAAATAAAAAAGTTATGTAGTGGTCAATTTTTAAGTCTGCAGAAAATTTTTTTTGATTATAAAGGTAAAAAGAAAAGCTGGGAAGTATGTAAAAGCGGTGATAGTGTAGCTGTTCTTTTATACCACAGGGAATTTGATTCTTTTTTGTTTGTAAAACAGTTCAGAATGCCTGTTTTTTTAAAAAACGGTGACGGTTTTACTTACGAGCTTTGTGCAGGTCTTATCGATAAGGACAAATCTCTTATAGAAATTGCAAAAGAAGAAATATTGGAAGAATGCGGATATGATGTGCCTTTATCAAATATTCAAAAAGTTACAGAATTTTACAGTAGTGTAGGAAGCAGCGGAGCTAAACAGATACTTTATTATGCCGAGCTTGATGAAAATATGAAAATAAGTGAAGGTGGAGGTATTGACGATGAAGACATTGAGCCTATATTTATAAAAATTGATAACGCAAAAAATATAATATTAGATGACACTTTTACTACTACACCTGGGCTTAAATTTGCACTTTTATGGTGGTTCTTTTTAAAATAA
- a CDS encoding DnaJ C-terminal domain-containing protein, giving the protein MAKSLYEVLGVSENATQDEIKKAYRKLARKYHPDICKKPECEEKFKEINTAYEILGDPEKRKQYDAMGDNMFNGQNFQDFYRQHKDIDLEEILNSIFGGGFGGRRGGFGGFGFEGFGGFGGYEPDLDVHARIQIPFDLAIKGGVYTINYNGESIKVKIPAGIKTGQKLRIRGKGKSFQGKRGDLILEVEVTPSPNWERKGDDLYTKVEVPLKTMIFGGKVGIDTFKGHINVKVPENSKCCQKLRVKGYGVNNGNLYIELIPKLPKVEELDPELAKLMQEKLPN; this is encoded by the coding sequence ATGGCAAAAAGTTTATATGAAGTTTTAGGTGTCAGTGAAAATGCTACACAGGATGAAATTAAGAAAGCTTATAGAAAATTAGCAAGAAAATATCATCCGGATATTTGCAAAAAACCGGAATGTGAGGAAAAATTTAAAGAAATAAATACAGCTTATGAAATTTTGGGTGACCCTGAAAAAAGAAAACAGTATGATGCGATGGGTGATAATATGTTTAATGGTCAGAATTTCCAAGATTTTTACAGACAGCATAAAGATATTGATTTAGAAGAAATTTTGAATTCTATTTTTGGAGGAGGTTTTGGTGGTAGAAGAGGCGGTTTTGGAGGCTTCGGTTTTGAAGGATTCGGAGGTTTTGGCGGATATGAACCTGATTTAGATGTTCATGCAAGAATTCAAATTCCGTTTGATTTAGCCATAAAAGGTGGAGTTTATACAATTAATTATAATGGGGAATCTATAAAAGTAAAAATTCCAGCGGGAATCAAAACCGGTCAAAAACTAAGAATTAGAGGTAAAGGTAAAAGTTTTCAGGGTAAAAGGGGAGATTTAATTTTGGAAGTTGAAGTTACTCCGTCTCCTAATTGGGAAAGAAAAGGAGATGATTTATATACAAAAGTTGAGGTTCCTTTAAAAACAATGATATTTGGTGGAAAAGTCGGAATTGATACTTTTAAAGGACATATAAATGTAAAAGTGCCTGAAAATTCTAAATGTTGTCAAAAATTAAGAGTAAAGGGTTATGGTGTAAATAATGGTAATTTATACATAGAACTTATTCCAAAATTGCCAAAAGTTGAAGAATTAGACCCAGAACTTGCTAAACTGATGCAAGAAAAATTACCAAATTAA
- a CDS encoding heat shock protein transcriptional repressor HspR yields MHSYDEPVYLISVVSKMLNIHPQTLRQYEREGLIKPSRTEGKMRLYSQRDIDRLKLILSLVRDLGVNLAGVEIILQLKEEIEKLQEEIDLLKKAQGHIPRNRSVVIKKDTYQLILVPNKD; encoded by the coding sequence ATGCATAGTTACGATGAACCGGTATATTTAATAAGTGTTGTTAGTAAAATGTTAAATATCCATCCTCAAACACTTAGACAGTATGAAAGAGAAGGTCTTATAAAACCTAGCAGGACTGAAGGTAAAATGAGGCTATATTCTCAAAGAGATATTGACAGGTTAAAATTAATACTATCACTGGTAAGAGATTTAGGAGTTAATTTAGCAGGTGTTGAAATTATTTTACAGTTAAAAGAAGAAATTGAAAAATTACAAGAAGAAATTGATCTGTTAAAAAAAGCTCAGGGTCATATTCCTAGAAATAGAAGTGTGGTAATTAAAAAAGACACATATCAGCTTATTTTAGTACCTAATAAGGATTAA
- a CDS encoding AsmA-like C-terminal domain-containing protein: MNTIKTSIAAIIGTILFFLSIIFFSLFKGITLYNINIKNIHVKKIFIKIEQNKISGNVYISSFKQNSEKIKINKIFTYLKLLNYIKKFTIIAPNLYIKYNNPFLTINDNDINLKAYIKKFFPDISLVISTFKYKNIKLNNINLNLKNKIIYSKINGNFYYQNFSITFSGKLYPLSNKLILNISSPKLSINFNSYPVKLYDLYSKIKININTNNIQSTTNIKNLNLVYNNIPINAQNIVIAQNNSKVNILINNTKIKEFKKLKNILARNIKINSNLKNFYTSINIDNVNSHYKKYSIMLNNINIFVPNKEEALINIKNTVIKNKDFSFLLDKTYIIKKTNNISYSINSTKLLSQRIKANSSKIEGDKNEILNKIISGIFDGFNFKIVNNKFDISHKIYTSEKINFNNAAINNLKIDFIKKQATFNSKEYFNEKINNILQKELNISIPLTQISGENNVTGIINFDKNISFNIKIYSKNPVLKLDTLPLQAKEANITVTPTFTSFNIFKSYLEIAKGINLLFTGKGKVNYKPLILTLNGIIENFVVYPILDVKNFKESVKMDLNTLELYLKNSHTYINLDKQNIIINNLKPILPYSPLKDIVKNGILYISFAKNIKALSYIKPVLPIFYKHNNKPIKKLSNLNINKIMLNIELNKNKIILYNNYIQFFMDNNHSFLSLKNIDIDLFPLEKFYYKNLNQKTTKNQNIIINLQNSNILYKTHKFLSQKAEIRDTNNSVSLESIYKNSKIKGYTKQNYFLLEGKHFSKEEFDAFLPKFNFFKEINLDFTLVKSPEDYYIGNVYINSATVSELKALNNTIAFLNTIPSFLSLSSPGFSAKGYKIKKGNIQYLLYKKILYIKKSQIIGQNIDFFSKGYIDFNKNYINLKTTAVLKLKIKKIPIIGKGLSYLFLGKDGNINVNIIIKGNLDNPKIQKDIGKAIIPNPFELFKRAITLPFNLF; this comes from the coding sequence ATGAATACAATTAAAACTTCTATTGCAGCTATTATAGGAACAATTTTATTTTTTTTATCCATAATCTTTTTTTCCTTATTTAAGGGTATAACATTATATAATATTAATATCAAAAATATACATGTTAAAAAAATATTTATAAAAATTGAACAAAATAAAATAAGCGGGAATGTTTATATTTCCTCTTTTAAACAAAACAGTGAAAAAATTAAAATAAATAAAATATTTACATATTTAAAACTTTTGAATTATATAAAAAAATTTACCATAATTGCGCCTAATCTGTACATTAAGTATAACAATCCCTTTTTAACTATAAATGATAATGATATCAATTTAAAAGCGTATATAAAAAAATTTTTTCCAGATATTAGTTTGGTTATTTCTACTTTCAAATACAAAAACATTAAATTAAACAACATAAATCTTAATTTAAAAAATAAAATAATTTATTCAAAAATAAATGGAAATTTTTATTATCAAAATTTTTCAATAACTTTTAGCGGAAAGTTATATCCTTTATCCAATAAATTGATTTTAAATATCAGTTCCCCTAAATTGTCAATTAATTTCAATTCCTATCCGGTTAAATTATATGATTTATATTCAAAAATAAAAATTAATATAAACACAAACAATATTCAATCAACAACAAATATAAAAAATTTAAATCTGGTATATAATAATATTCCGATAAATGCTCAAAACATTGTAATTGCCCAAAACAACAGCAAGGTAAATATATTAATAAATAATACAAAAATAAAAGAATTTAAAAAACTCAAAAATATTCTGGCCCGAAATATAAAAATAAATTCAAATTTAAAAAATTTTTATACATCCATTAACATTGACAATGTAAATTCTCATTATAAAAAATATTCAATAATGTTAAATAATATAAACATTTTTGTTCCAAACAAAGAAGAGGCTTTAATAAATATAAAAAATACCGTTATAAAAAATAAAGATTTCAGTTTTTTACTTGATAAAACTTATATAATTAAAAAAACAAATAATATTTCTTACTCTATAAACTCCACTAAATTGTTATCACAAAGAATAAAAGCGAATTCTTCAAAAATTGAAGGTGATAAAAATGAAATTTTAAATAAAATAATTTCAGGAATATTTGATGGATTTAATTTTAAAATCGTAAATAACAAATTTGATATTTCCCACAAAATTTATACATCAGAAAAAATAAATTTTAATAACGCAGCAATCAATAATTTAAAAATAGATTTTATAAAAAAACAGGCAACCTTTAATTCAAAAGAATATTTCAATGAAAAAATAAATAATATCTTACAAAAAGAATTAAATATATCTATTCCGCTTACACAGATAAGCGGAGAAAACAATGTTACAGGAATTATAAATTTTGACAAAAATATATCATTTAACATAAAGATATATTCAAAAAATCCTGTGTTAAAATTAGATACACTACCCCTTCAGGCAAAAGAGGCAAATATTACTGTAACTCCAACCTTTACCTCTTTTAACATCTTTAAATCATATCTGGAAATAGCAAAAGGAATAAATTTACTTTTCACAGGAAAGGGTAAAGTGAATTATAAACCTTTAATTTTAACTTTAAATGGAATTATTGAAAATTTTGTAGTATATCCCATTTTAGATGTTAAAAATTTCAAAGAATCGGTCAAAATGGATTTAAATACACTTGAACTGTATTTAAAAAATTCACACACTTATATTAATTTAGATAAACAAAATATAATTATAAATAATTTAAAACCGATCCTGCCATATAGCCCGTTAAAAGATATTGTAAAAAACGGAATTTTATATATATCTTTTGCAAAAAACATAAAAGCATTGAGTTATATAAAACCTGTTTTACCTATATTTTACAAACACAACAACAAACCTATAAAAAAACTTTCAAATTTAAATATAAACAAAATTATGCTTAATATTGAATTAAATAAAAATAAAATAATTTTGTATAATAATTATATACAGTTTTTTATGGATAACAATCATTCGTTTTTGAGTTTAAAAAATATTGATATAGATTTATTTCCGTTAGAAAAATTTTATTATAAAAATTTAAATCAAAAAACTACAAAAAATCAAAATATAATCATAAATCTGCAAAATTCAAATATTCTGTATAAAACACATAAATTTCTTTCTCAAAAGGCAGAAATTAGAGATACTAACAATTCCGTTTCGCTAGAGTCAATTTATAAAAACTCTAAAATAAAAGGATATACAAAACAAAATTATTTTCTATTGGAAGGAAAACATTTTTCAAAAGAAGAATTTGACGCTTTTTTACCCAAATTTAATTTTTTCAAAGAAATAAATTTAGATTTTACATTAGTTAAATCTCCTGAAGATTATTATATTGGAAATGTATATATAAACAGTGCCACAGTGAGCGAATTAAAGGCATTAAATAACACTATCGCTTTTTTAAATACAATACCTTCTTTTTTATCATTATCAAGTCCGGGTTTTTCAGCAAAAGGATATAAAATAAAAAAAGGGAACATTCAGTATTTATTGTATAAAAAAATATTATATATAAAAAAATCACAAATCATCGGACAAAATATCGACTTTTTTTCAAAAGGATATATTGACTTTAACAAAAATTATATTAATTTAAAAACAACTGCTGTTTTAAAGTTAAAAATTAAAAAGATACCCATTATAGGAAAAGGGTTAAGTTATCTTTTTCTGGGAAAAGACGGAAATATAAATGTTAACATCATCATTAAAGGTAATTTGGACAATCCAAAAATTCAAAAAGACATTGGAAAAGCCATAATACCTAATCCTTTTGAATTATTTAAAAGGGCTATAACTCTTCCTTTTAATCTTTTTTAA